The genomic window GAATCGCCCTTGCGGAAAGGCATTCCGGCGGTTGGAGGAGGCGGCCCTTTCAAACCTGCGCGGCTGCGTGTAAACGCGGGGCTTGACGATCATCCCAGATGCCTGCGCCCCTTGGCGTCGCCTTCCCACCGGCGGTGCGCGAGGGCGAGCGCGCGCGATCAAGGTCCAAGGCGCTCAATGCCGAAACGCACCGACATCTCCTCCATCCTCATCATCGGTGCGGGGCCCATCATCATCGGGCAGGCCTGCGAGTTCGACTATTCCGGCACACAGGCCTGCAAGGCCCTGCGGGAAGAGGGCTACCGGATCGTCCTGGTGAACTCGAACCCGGCGACGATCATGACCGACCCGGACATGGCCGACGCCACCTATGTCGAGCCGATCACCCCGGAGATCGTCGCCAGGATCATCGAGAAGGAGCGGCATGTTCTCGAAGGAGGATTCGCCCTCCTGCCGACCATGGGCGGCCAGACCGCGCTGAACTGCGCGCTCTCCCTGAAGCGGATGGGCGTGCTGGAAAAATTCGGCGTGCAGATGATCGGCGCGACCGCGGAGGCCATCGACAAGGCGGAGGACCGCAACCTCTTCCGCGATGCGATGACCAGGATCGGCCTGGAGACGCCGAAATCCGCGCTCGCCAACGCCTCGGCGGCCAAGAAGGCCGACCGCGACCGCTACCTCGCCGAGAAGGCGCGGATCGAGGGTACGCAATCGGACCCGGCCGCCCGCGAGGCGGCGCTCGCCGAGTTCGAGCGGCAATGGAGCGGGGCTGAGGGCGACCGGCGGCGGCGCTACATCGAGCACGCGCTGGGCCAGGCGCTGATCGCGCTGGCCGAGGTCGGACTGCCGGCGATCATCCGCCCCTCCTTCACCATGGGTGGCACCGGCGGCGGCATCGCCTACAACCGGGAGGAATTCCTGGAGATCGTCGAGCGGGGCATCGACGCCTCGCCGACCAACGAGGTGCTGATCGAGGAGAGCGTGCTCGGCTGGAAGGAGTACGAGATGGAGGTCGTCCGCGATCGCGCGGACAACTGCATCATCGTCTGCTCCATCGAGAACGTCGATCCGATGGGGGTGCATACCGGCGATTCGATCACCGTCGCCCCGGCGCTCACGCTCACCGACAAGGAATATCAGGTGATGCGCGACGCCTCGCTCGCCGTGCTGCGCGAGATCGGCGTCGAGACCGGCGGCTCGAACGTGCAGTTCGCGATCAACCCCGAGAACGGGCGGATGATCGTGATCGAGATGAACCCGCGCGTCTCGCGCTCCTCCGCGCTCGCCTCGAAGGCCACCGGATTCCCGATCGCCAAGGTCGCGGCCAAGCTCGCCGTCGGCTACACCCTGGACGAGATCGCCAACGACATCACGGGCGGCGCGACGCCGGCCTCGTTCGAGCCGACGATCGACTACGTCGTCACCAAGATCCCTCGGTTCGCGTTCGAAAAATTCCCGGGCGCCGAGCCGACGCTGACCACCGCGATGAAGTCGGTGGGCGAGGCGATGGCGATCGGCCGCTGCTTCTCCGAGTCGCTCCAGAAGGCTCTGCGGAGCCTCGAAACCGGCCTCACCGGCCTCGACGAGATCGAGATCGAGGGCTTGGGCAAGGGCGACGACCACAACGCCATCAAGGCCGCGCTCGGCACGCCGACGCCCGACCGGCTGCTCAAGGTCGCCCAGGCGATGCGCCTCGGGATCAGCCACGAGGAGATCCACGCCTCCTGCAAGATCGACCCGTGGTTCCTGGAGCAGCTCCAGGCCGTCGTCGATCTGGAGGACCGGGTGAAGGCGCACGGCCTGCCGAAGACCGCGGGCGCCTTCCGCCAGCTCAAGGCCGCCGGCTTCTCCGATGCCCGCCTCGCCGTCCTGGCGGACACCGACGAGGACGCGGTGCGCGCCGCCCGCCGGAGCTTGGGCGTGCGCCCGGTCTTCAAGCGGATCGACACCTGCGCCGCCGAGTTCAAGGCGCCGACCGCCTACATGTACTCGACCTACGTCGCGCCGTTCGCCGGCCGGACCGCCGACGAGGCGTACCCGTCGGACAAGAAGAAGGTCATCATCCTCGGCGGCGGGCCGAACCGGATCGGCCAGGGCATCGAGTTCGACTATTGCTGCTGCCACGCCTGCTTCGCGCTGACGGAGGCCGGCTACGAGACCATCATGGTCAACTGCAACCCGGAGACGGTCTCGACCGACTACGACACCTCCGACCGGCTCTATTTCGAGCCGCTGACCGCCGAGGACGTGCTGGAGATCGTCGAGACCGAGCGGCAGGCGGGCCGGCTCCACGGCGTGATCGTGCAGTTCGGCGGCCAGACCCCGCTCAAGCTCGCCCGCGCGCTGGAGGGAGCCGGCGTGCCGATCCTCGGCACCTCGCCGGACGCGATCGACCTCGCCGAGGACCGCGACCAGTTCAAGCGGCTCTTGGACAAGCTCGGCCTCAAGCAGCCGAAGAACGGCATCGCCTACTCGGTGGAGCAGAGCCGGCTGGTGGCGGCCGAACTCGGCCTGCCCTTCGTCGTGCGCCCGAGCTACGTGCTGGGAGGGCGCGCCATGGCGATCATCCGCGACGAGGCGCAGTTCGCCGAGTACCTCCTCGGCACCCTGCCGAGCCTGATCCCCTCCGACATCAAGGCGCGCTACCCCAACGACAAGACGGGGCAGATCAACACGGTGCTGGGCAAGAACCCGCTCCTGTTCGACCGCTACCTGTCGGACGCCACCGAGGTCGACGTCGATGCGGTCTGCGACGGGCAGAGCGTGTTCATCGCCGGCATCATGGAGCACATCGAGGAGGCGGGCATCCACTCAGGGGACAGCGCCTGCTCGCTGCCGCCGCGCACCCTGTCGCCGGAGCTGATCGCCGAGCTGGAGCGCCAGACCAGGGCGATGGCTTTGGCCCTCAAGGTCGGCGGCCTGATGAACGTGCAGTACGCGATCAAGGACGGCACGATCCACGTGCTGGAGGTGAACCCGCGCGCCTCGCGCACGGTGCCCTTCGTCGCCAAGGTGATCGGCGAGCCGATCGCCAAGATCGCCGCGCGGATCATGGCCGGCGAGCGCCTCGATGCCTTCGGCCTCAAGCCCAAGCGGCTCGACCACATCGCGGTCAAGGAGGCGGTGTTCCCCTTCGCCCGCTTCCCCGGCGTCGACGTGCTGCTCGGGCCGGAGATGCGCTCGACCGGCGAGGTGATCGGCCTGGACGCCGGCTTCGGCGTGGCCTTCGCCAAGAGCCAGCTCGGCTCGGGCACGGCGGTGCCGCGCACCGGCACGGTGTTCGTCTCCGTGCGCGACGACGACAAGCCCCGGGTGCTGCCGACCATCCGGCTGCTCTCCGACCTCGGCTTCACCATCCTGGCGACCGGCGGCACGCAGCGCTACCTGGCGGACGAGGGCATCCCGACCCAGCGCATCAACAAGGTGCTGGAGGGGCGTCCCCACATCGTCGATTCGATCAAGAACGGCGAGATCGCGCTCGTCATCAACACGACGGAAGGGGCCGGCGCGCTCTCCGACTCCCGCTCCCTCCGGCGGGCGGCCCTCTTGCATAAAGTGCCGTACTACACCACTCTGGCCGGTGCGATGGCGGCGGCCGAGGGGATCAAAGCCTATCTCGAAGGCGATCTCCGGGTGCGCGCCTTGCAGGAATACTTCGCGGCCTGAACAGACTCCGCGTGCCGAGCCGTCCGCCCGATCCGGAGCGGGCGGCCTCGGTCCACGCGATCGAGAGCCGTTTCCCGGCCCGGAAGGAGTTTTCGCTCCGGCCGGGCCTCTTCATTGTGGCGCGAGACCATGAGCATCGACAAGCTTCCCATCACGGCACGCGGCTACGCAGCCCTCGAGGAGGAGCTGAAGCAGCGCCAGCAGGTGGAACGTCCCCGGATCATCCAGGCGATCTCGGAGGCTCGGGCGCTCGGCGACCTCTCCGAGAACGCCGAGTACCACGCCGCCAAGGAGGCCCAGTCCCACAACGAGGGCCGGGTGCTGGAACTGGAGAGCATGATCGCGCGGGCCGAGATCATCGACACCTCGAAGCTGTCCGGCGCCAAGATCAAGTTCGGCGCCCGGGTGAAGCTCGTGGACGAGGACACCGAGGAGGAGAAGACCTACCAGCTCGTCGGCGAGCCGGAGGCGGACGTGCGCGAGGGCCGCGTCTCGATCTCCTCGCCCATCGCCCGCGCCCTGATCGGCAAGGGCGTCGGCGACACGGTGGAGGTGACGACGCCGGGCGGCGGCAAGTCCTACGAGGTCGTCGCCATCGAGTGGGGAGCCTGACCCGTTGCGCGCCCTCGGCCTCGCGGCCCTGATCGGCCTCCTCGCCGGGGCCGCTCCTGCCCCGGCGCAGGATTTCGACCGGGTCGGCGGCGTGGCCGTCGACGTGCGCCCGCTTCGGGCCTATGCCCGCGGCCCGCAGGCGGAAGCCCTGCGGGCGGACCTGACCGAGGCCCTGCGGCGCAGCTTCGCCGACCGCATCGTTCGCGGCGGCCCGACGCTCGTCGTGCGGGTGAGCGGTCTCACGCTCAATCCCTATGCCGGCGGCGAGGGCGTCGGCCGCGGCGGCAGCCTCGGAGGCGGCGGCGCGACCGACTACCTCGACGGCGAGGCTCTGCTGGTGGGGCGTGGGGGCGAGATCCTCGCGCGCCATCCCCAGCTCTCGGCCCTGCCCGCGAGTTCCGGCGGCGCGTGGTTCGATCCGGCCTCCGAGCGGCGCCGGCTCGCGGCGCTCGCCGAGCACTACGCGCAGTGGCTGCGGCGGATGCTCCCGGCACGTTAGAGCATCGTCCCGAAAGCCGGTTGCCGGCTTTCGGGAAAAGACGATGCGAAATCGGGAATCGAGAGCACCGTTCTGGATCCGATATCCAGCACAGGTGCTCTCGACCCGATTTCGCGATGGCGGGAGGTTTGCGTCGCGTGAACGAGACAGGGCCTGTGACGGCGGACGCCAGCGTGCCGCCGGATCTCGCGCATGCCCGTGCCTGGATCGTCACGGACGGCAAGGCGGGCGACGAGAACCAGTGCATCGGCATCGCCGAGGCCTTGGGCGTCGCCTGCGAGACGCGCAGGATTCCCGCAGGGCGGCCCCTGACCTGGATGGCGCCCTGGGGTCCGATCGACCCCCGCGACGCACCGGGCCGGGCCGGCGGCCTGCTGGCGGGCCCGCTGCCCGATCTCCTGATCGCCTCCGGGCGGCGGGCCGTGCCCTATCTGCGCGCCGTGCGCCGCGCCTCGGGCCAGCGCACCTTCACCGCCTTCCTCAAGGACCCGCGCACCGGCCACGACACCGCGGATTTCATCTGGGTTCCCGACTACGACGACCTGCGCGGGCCCAACGTCTTCACCACCCTGACCGCCCCCCACCCGGTCTCCCGCGCCCGGCTCGACGCCGCCCGCACGACGCCCGACCCGCGGCTCGCCAGCCTGCCCTGGCCGCGCATCGCCGTGCTGATCGGCGGGGACAGCCGGCACCTGCGCTACCGCAAGGCCGACATGCGCCGGCTCGTGCGCGACCTGACCAAGCTCGCCGACGGCGGCTGCTCGCTGATGCTGACGGTTTCCCGGCGCACCCCGCCGGCCCTGCGCACGGCGCTGGAGAACCTCGCGAGGGAGAAGGGCGGCTTCTTCTGGGACGGCAGCGGGGACAACCCCTACGTCGGCATGCTGGCGATCGCCGACCACATCGTCGTCACGTCCGATTCGGCCAACATGGTGGGCGAGGCGGCGAGCACCGGCGTGCCCCTCCTGCTGTTCGACCTGCCGCGCACCTATATCCGGCACAGGCGGATGTTCGCGGGCCTTGCCATGGCCGGCGCGCTGAAGCCCTTCATCGGCCGCCTGGAGGCCCTGCGCTACGCCCCGATCGACGCGACGCCGACGATCGCCGCGGCCCTGGCCGAGGCCTACGGACGGCACCGGAAGCGCGCCGCGACGGGGACGCGGACGGAGGCGGTCCAAGCCGCACCCGGCGAGCCGCCTTCCGCGCCGGCCTCGGCACAGCCCCCGCGCGGGCCATTCTGAGGCGGCGGCCGACGAAGACGGGGTGTTTTCACGCGCTCCGGTCTTCGGAAGGAAATGTTTGCCCGCGCCGTGCAGGATCGGGCACGACGGGACACAGGACGAGAGAACGGCCGGCTCCGGGAGACCGTGGCCGCCGCGGACAGGAGACGGCACAGATGGCGCACACCCATGCGAGGCTCGTGATCATCGGCTCGGGGCCGGCCGGGTACACCGCCGCGATCTACGCCGCCCGCGCCATGGTCGAGCCCCTGCTGATCTCGGGCTTCCAGCCCGGCGGCCAGCTCATGATCACCACCGACGTCGAGAACTATCCGGGCTTCGCGCAAGCCATCCAGGGCCCCTGGCTGATGGAGCAGATGCGGCTCCAGGCCGAGCATGTCGGCACGAAGATCGTCTCGGAGTACATCACGAAGGTCGACCTCAAGGTGCGCCCGTTCCGGCTGGAGGCCGATTCCGGCGAGACCTACACCTGCGACGCGCTGATCGTCGCCACCGGCGCCCAGGCGAAGTGGCTCGGGCTGCCCTCGGAGGCGAAGTTCCAGGGCTTCGGCGTCTCGGCCTGCGCCACCTGTGACGGATTCTTCTTCCGCGGCAAGGACGTGACGGTGGTGGGCGGCGGCAACACCGCGGTCGAGGAGGCGCTGTATCTGGCCAACCTCGCCAAGTCCGTCACCGTGATTCACCGCCGGGGCGAGTTCCGGGCCGAGCGCATCCTGCAGGAGCGGCTGTTCAAGCACGCGAACGTCTCGGTGAAATGGCACCACGCGATCGAGGAGATCCGCGGCTCCGACACACCGCCCTCGGTCACGCATCTGCGCCTGAAGGATCTGCGCTCCGGCGAGA from Methylorubrum populi includes these protein-coding regions:
- the carB gene encoding carbamoyl-phosphate synthase large subunit, which encodes MPKRTDISSILIIGAGPIIIGQACEFDYSGTQACKALREEGYRIVLVNSNPATIMTDPDMADATYVEPITPEIVARIIEKERHVLEGGFALLPTMGGQTALNCALSLKRMGVLEKFGVQMIGATAEAIDKAEDRNLFRDAMTRIGLETPKSALANASAAKKADRDRYLAEKARIEGTQSDPAAREAALAEFERQWSGAEGDRRRRYIEHALGQALIALAEVGLPAIIRPSFTMGGTGGGIAYNREEFLEIVERGIDASPTNEVLIEESVLGWKEYEMEVVRDRADNCIIVCSIENVDPMGVHTGDSITVAPALTLTDKEYQVMRDASLAVLREIGVETGGSNVQFAINPENGRMIVIEMNPRVSRSSALASKATGFPIAKVAAKLAVGYTLDEIANDITGGATPASFEPTIDYVVTKIPRFAFEKFPGAEPTLTTAMKSVGEAMAIGRCFSESLQKALRSLETGLTGLDEIEIEGLGKGDDHNAIKAALGTPTPDRLLKVAQAMRLGISHEEIHASCKIDPWFLEQLQAVVDLEDRVKAHGLPKTAGAFRQLKAAGFSDARLAVLADTDEDAVRAARRSLGVRPVFKRIDTCAAEFKAPTAYMYSTYVAPFAGRTADEAYPSDKKKVIILGGGPNRIGQGIEFDYCCCHACFALTEAGYETIMVNCNPETVSTDYDTSDRLYFEPLTAEDVLEIVETERQAGRLHGVIVQFGGQTPLKLARALEGAGVPILGTSPDAIDLAEDRDQFKRLLDKLGLKQPKNGIAYSVEQSRLVAAELGLPFVVRPSYVLGGRAMAIIRDEAQFAEYLLGTLPSLIPSDIKARYPNDKTGQINTVLGKNPLLFDRYLSDATEVDVDAVCDGQSVFIAGIMEHIEEAGIHSGDSACSLPPRTLSPELIAELERQTRAMALALKVGGLMNVQYAIKDGTIHVLEVNPRASRTVPFVAKVIGEPIAKIAARIMAGERLDAFGLKPKRLDHIAVKEAVFPFARFPGVDVLLGPEMRSTGEVIGLDAGFGVAFAKSQLGSGTAVPRTGTVFVSVRDDDKPRVLPTIRLLSDLGFTILATGGTQRYLADEGIPTQRINKVLEGRPHIVDSIKNGEIALVINTTEGAGALSDSRSLRRAALLHKVPYYTTLAGAMAAAEGIKAYLEGDLRVRALQEYFAA
- the greA gene encoding transcription elongation factor GreA, producing the protein MDKLPITARGYAALEEELKQRQQVERPRIIQAISEARALGDLSENAEYHAAKEAQSHNEGRVLELESMIARAEIIDTSKLSGAKIKFGARVKLVDEDTEEEKTYQLVGEPEADVREGRVSISSPIARALIGKGVGDTVEVTTPGGGKSYEVVAIEWGA
- a CDS encoding mitochondrial fission ELM1 family protein, whose translation is MAGGLRRVNETGPVTADASVPPDLAHARAWIVTDGKAGDENQCIGIAEALGVACETRRIPAGRPLTWMAPWGPIDPRDAPGRAGGLLAGPLPDLLIASGRRAVPYLRAVRRASGQRTFTAFLKDPRTGHDTADFIWVPDYDDLRGPNVFTTLTAPHPVSRARLDAARTTPDPRLASLPWPRIAVLIGGDSRHLRYRKADMRRLVRDLTKLADGGCSLMLTVSRRTPPALRTALENLAREKGGFFWDGSGDNPYVGMLAIADHIVVTSDSANMVGEAASTGVPLLLFDLPRTYIRHRRMFAGLAMAGALKPFIGRLEALRYAPIDATPTIAAALAEAYGRHRKRAATGTRTEAVQAAPGEPPSAPASAQPPRGPF
- the trxB gene encoding thioredoxin-disulfide reductase, with protein sequence MAHTHARLVIIGSGPAGYTAAIYAARAMVEPLLISGFQPGGQLMITTDVENYPGFAQAIQGPWLMEQMRLQAEHVGTKIVSEYITKVDLKVRPFRLEADSGETYTCDALIVATGAQAKWLGLPSEAKFQGFGVSACATCDGFFFRGKDVTVVGGGNTAVEEALYLANLAKSVTVIHRRGEFRAERILQERLFKHANVSVKWHHAIEEIRGSDTPPSVTHLRLKDLRSGEIVEQPTDGLFVAIGHQPATAIFEGQLPMRHGGYIAVAPGTTATDIPGVFAAGDVTDDVYRQAITAAGMGCMAALEAEKFLANLDVGESPAKAAAE